A stretch of Komagataella phaffii GS115 chromosome 2, complete sequence DNA encodes these proteins:
- a CDS encoding Mitochondrial matrix protein, with protein sequence MTVRLPYVRTCFSALLHRTYSTKVARLDKGFIQVQGPDSTEFLNGLITTMLLPTFTKKNQHTITNKDLQLEGILAKQIQLTPEEIKETNWGILHEDSYLSDEDPMKLGIRRDGLYTLFLNSRGRVFSDAFIYPTPLIMEDSDTSEPSYLVEVDHKITNQLFMMMNMHKLTAKIKLTKPELKSWYIYSEKEIFENYIYKIQNTFFNNATSTDPETANISMQEFIRSRALLDSYSDDVKGFAIDNRSPYFGLKLVTGTALELSQLSPLRNLDEIHMASNSSEYKLRRIINGIVEPADLDMEHSVLPFELNVDFTNGISFEKGCYVGQELTTRTYTTGIIRKRIMPIKLYDLTTIDKESLKDTISIEGDNFEPLLKSCRDIKIINENESEAEQPQEETPFATSPFGNSPTKRASKRKRSEVGKLLHMEKNIGLALVNLKHITPDNSIGHNEFILDTKVDGKTIGVKVFIPDWWPEDAFE encoded by the coding sequence ATGACGGTACGACTGCCATATGTTAGGACTTGCTTCAGTGCCCTTTTACATAGGACATACTCTACGAAGGTAGCTCGATTAGATAAAGGTTTTATCCAGGTGCAAGGTCCAGATTCGACGGAATTTCTTAACGGCTTGATTACAACGATGCTTTTGCCAACGTTTACCAAGAAAAATCAGCACACAATCACCAACAAAGACTTGCAACTGGAAGGAATATTGGCCAAACAGATTCAATTAACTCCAGAAGAAATTAAGGAAACAAATTGGGGAATATTGCACGAAGATTCCTATCTAAGCGACGAAGATCCCATGAAACTAGGGATCCGACGGGATGGGCTCTATACCCTATTTTTAAACTCCCGAGGCAGAGTGTTCTCTGATGCTTTTATTTACCCCACGCCTTTAATTATGGAAGATTCTGATACAAGTGAGCCGTCATATCTGGTAGAAGTTGACCATAAAATAACGAACCAGCTTTTTATGATGATGAACATGCACAAATTGACGGCTAAGATAAAACTTACCAAAccagaattgaaaagttggtATATTTATAGTGAGAAAGAGATATTTGAAAACTATATTTATAAGATTCAAAATAcctttttcaataatgCTACTTCCACAGATCCCGAAACAGCCAATATTTCAATGCAAGAGTTTATCAGATCAAGGGCGTTGTTGGATTCCTACAGTGATGACGTGAAAGGATTTGCCATTGACAATAGATCACCCTATTTTGGCTTAAAGCTAGTCACTGGAACTGCTCTTGAACTATCCCAACTGTCGCCTTTACGTaatcttgatgaaattcatATGGCCAGCAATTCCTCAGAATATAAACTGCGTCGTATAATCAACGGTATTGTAGAGCCTGCTGACTTAGATATGGAACATTCAGTGTTACCGTTTGAACTTAATGTGGATTTCACAAATGGGATCTCATTCGAAAAAGGATGTTACGTCGGGCAAGAACTAACCACTAGAACCTATACCACTGGTATAATCAGAAAACGTATCATGCCTATCAAGCTGTATGATCTGACTACCATTGATAAGGAATCCTTGAAAGACACGATTTCTATTGAGGGCGACAATTTTGAGCCTTTACTCAAATCATGTCGGGATATTAAGATTATTAACGAAAATGAAAGTGAAGCTGAGCAACCACAGGAAGAGACCCCGTTTGCTACATCACCTTTCGGAAATTCTCCCACCAAAAGAGCATCTAAGCGGAAGAGATCCGAAGTTGGAAAGCTTCTTCATatggaaaagaatattGGTCTTGCGCTGGTAAACTTGAAACACATAACGCCTGACAATTCTATCGGACATAACGAATTCATCCTAGATACTAAGGTTGATGGAAAAACAATTGGTGTGAAAGTTTTTATTCCTGATTGGTGGCCAGAAGATGCATTTGAGTGA
- a CDS encoding Conserved protein required for assembly of subunits of mitochondrial F1F0 ATP synthase, translated as MSYLLKTNLTRSIRFFSTGRAIRYAQPLATEPSIETNAPSETNRLEKTLQTFWEKVDVAKEKDGFHVRLDGKSLKTPLGNQLVIPSAKKSLAYMVCNEWKNLSNLKVKPHSVPLTSLSTRAIDLGISHAVQDLEALTKLGNIEDIKTDLLRYLDTDTVLIFSPKEDCDGKLRRAQEEMYRPLIASMESYLQQFAENSSEKITLNFLDSDTDGFRSNYQNEATKRAALNWMNKLNVWELVALEKATLTAKSFLCGVAIVRANNKTLTDNEAPMDLESIARAASLEVIYQTERWGEVEDTHDVDKVDLRRNLAAAALVAYELPIDEN; from the coding sequence ATGTCCTATCTATTGAAAACTAATCTTACTAGAAGTATAAGGTTCTTTTCAACTGGAAGAGCTATTAGGTATGCTCAGCCGCTAGCAACTGAACCAAGTATAGAAACAAATGCACCCTCTGAAACGAATAGGCTGGAGAAAACTTTGCAAACCTTCTGggaaaaagttgatgtTGCGAAAGAGAAGGATGGGTTTCATGTCCGTTTGGATGGcaagtctttgaaaactcctCTTGGGAACCAGCTAGTTATTCCTTCTGCTAAAAAGTCTTTGGCCTATATGGTTTGCAATGAATGGAAGAACCTTTCGAATTTGAAGGTTAAGCCACATAGCGTCCCCCTTACTTCGCTGAGTACTAGAGCAATTGATTTGGGTATATCTCATGCTGTCCAAGATTTGGAGGCATTAACCAAGCTTGGAAATATAGAAGATATCAAGACCGACCTTTTGAGATACCTGGATACTGACACCGTGTTGATCTTCTCGCCCAAAGAAGACTGTGATGGAAAATTGAGACGAGCTCAAGAAGAGATGTACAGGCCTTTAATTGCTTCAATGGAGTCCTATTTACAGCAATTTGCAGAAAACTCTTCGGAGAAGATAACCTTGAACTTTTTAGACTCGGATACTGATGGATTTAGATCGAATTACCAGAATGAAGCCACTAAAAGAGCTGCGCTTAATTGGATGAATAAATTAAACGTTTGGGAATTGGTGGCTTTGGAAAAAGCTACACTGACTGCTAAATCTTTTCTCTGTGGCGTTGCTATTGTTAGAGCCAACAATAAGACTTTAACTGATAACGAAGCTCCAATGGATTTGGAGTCTATTGCTAGAGCTGCTTCGTTGGAAGTAATATACCAGACTGAAAGATGGGGCGAGGTAGAAGACACCCATGATGTTGATAAAGTGGATTTGAGAAGGAATTTGGCTGCTGCTGCCTTGGTGGCATACGAGTTACCGATTGATGAAAACTGA
- a CDS encoding Protein of the endoplasmic reticulum, required for GPI-phospholipase A2 activity: MLKRQCIAFAFIINCILVLGSPGDRLPKFKECVKRCDILTCGNSQGFNNPSKQELRSWKKEQLKEGLFQELPLDWSLQLLGWECFPNCDYQCQRLVTEDRRAKGEKVLQFHGKWPFVRVFGIQEFFSTVFSIANFVPNYRGYRMLRRNYRYEQVKGNTEIVNLLWGYLIISLVSLGAWTFSAIFHLRDTWTREKLDYYFAGATVLSGFYGIFCRVFRLHQIKANTKRRLFAIFLICCYIGHITRLTLNWSYTYNMQANVLCGFLQNIGWTYQSLNTFVYQSETKRGSASKKHIVKRIADALRRDFANPEVNWTLLPIVLVTSVCFGMSFELLDFAPLGDLLDAHAIWHFVTIWPAYYWYPYMIKDINYNIKQSKLK, from the coding sequence ATGCTGAAGAGACAGTGTATAGCCTTTGCTTTCATAATCAATTGCATATTAGTTCTGGGCTCACCCGGTGATAGACTTcccaagttcaaagaatgTGTGAAGAGATGTGATATTCTAACGTGCGGGAATTCCCAAGGATTCAACAATCCCTCTAAGCAAGAGCTAaggagttggaagaaagaacagCTGAAAGAAGGattgtttcaagaactaCCCCTGGACTGGTCTTTGCAACTACTAGGGTGGGAAtgttttccaaattgtGATTATCAATGCCAGAGATTGGTTACAGAGGATCGAAGAgccaaaggagaaaaagtACTACAGTTTCATGGAAAATGGCCCTTTGTTCGGGTATTTGGAATCCAAGAGTTCTTCAGTACAGTATTTAGTATCGCCAATTTTGTCCCCAACTACAGAGGCTATAGAATGTTGAGGAGAAATTATAGATATGAACAGGTGAAGGGGAATACCGAAATTGTCAATTTATTGTGGGGTTATTTGATCATATCATTGGTATCACTGGGAGCTTGGACTTTTTCTGCtatttttcatttgagAGATACGTGGACCAGAGAGAAACTGGACTATTATTTTGCCGGGGCCACTGTCTTGAGTGGATTTTATGGGATATTTTGTCGAGTCTTCCGATTGCACCAAATCAAGGCTAACACCAAACGTCGTTTATTTgccatttttttgatttgttgTTACATTGGTCATATCACAAGGCTTACATTAAACTGGTCTTATACATACAATATGCAAGCGAATGTGCTGTGTGGGTTTCTACAGAATATAGGGTGGACCTACCAATCACTTAACACGTTTGTGTATCAGAGCGAAACAAAGAGGGGAAGTGCAAGTAAGAAACACATAGTAAAAAGGATAGCAGACGCATTGCGCAGAGATTTCGCCAATCCTGAGGTTAATTGGACTCTCCTCCCGATTGTGTTGGTAACTTCTGTATGTTTTGGGATGTCATTTGAACTGCTCGACTTTGCTCCTCTGGGCGACTTGTTAGATGCTCATGCCATTTGGCATTTTGTTACCATATGGCCAGCGTACTACTGGTATCCGTACATGATAAAAGATATTAACTACAACATAAAGCAGTCCAAACTCAAATAG
- a CDS encoding Boron efflux transporter of the plasma membrane — protein MSNLPKVKIREKFHYKRIGQGIITDIRNRLPYLRSDYSDAINYRVIPSTVYIFFTNLLPAIAFAQDMFDHTDNSYGLNEVLMSSAMGGIVFGLFSGQPLCIVGVTGPIAIFNFTVYDLIKDRDVDYFSFMCWVCLWSTLMHFILAIFNTVNYIRYITMYSCDVFGFFINCIYIQKGIQILTRQFADGDYAKGFASVMVALLMCIFGLASVFFGTDSHYIKPVVRKIFSDYGLPLSVVFFSGFIHFGGYLNNIDFETLPISQSFRPTFEGRRSDWFIRFWEGCTVGDVFLALPFALLLTFLFYFDHNVSSLMCQAHQFPVTKPSSFHWDYFLLGITTGVSGILGIPAPNGLIPQAPLHSSSLCIKTHDYESGVDIVTGMVEQRVTNIAQGLLTLGMMARPLLIVLGNVPQSVLAGLFWIMGLSGLNGNEVTNKLRFLFTDPETIRLNPTEYQAKLSKIERKWLILFVIFELIAFACEFGITCTRGAIGFPGVLMFFAIFATFFDRIFPPDQLEMLDTHAASAFILQNLHRETKI, from the coding sequence ATGAGCAATCTACCGAAGGTCAAAATAAGGGAAAAATTCCACTACAAACGTATCGGGCAAGGGATTATAACAGATATCCGGAATAGACTCCCCTACCTTCGCTCAGATTATTCAGATGCTATCAACTACAGAGTGATTCCGTCTACTGTGTACATTTTCTTTACGAATTTGCTACCAGCAATCGCATTTGCCCAAGATATGTTTGACCACACAGATAACTCTTATGGCTTGAACGAAGTGCTCATGAGTTCTGCCATGGGAGGAATCGTATTTGGACTATTTAGTGGACAACCTCTATGCATAGTTGGAGTGACAGGTCCTATTGcaatcttcaactttacaGTTTATGATCTTATAAAGGATAGAGATGTTGactatttttctttcatgtGTTGGGTTTGCCTTTGGAGTACGTTAATGCATTTCATTTTAGCAATCTTCAATACCGTTAATTACATAAGGTACATCACCATGTACTCTTGTGACGTATTCGGGTTCTTCATTAATTGCATCTATATTCAGAAAGGAATTCAAATTTTGACAAGACAGTTTGCTGATGGGGACTATGCGAAGGGTTTTGCCTCTGTAATGGTGGCTCTATTGATGTGCATATTTGGTTTGGCCTCAGTATTCTTTGGCACCGATTCACATTACATTAAGCCAGTAGTACGGAAAATTTTCTCTGATTATGGACTACCCTTGTCGGTAGTATTCTTTTCGGGATTCATTCATTTTGGCGGATATCTGAATAATATCGACTTTGAAACTCTACCCATTTCCCAGTCGTTTCGACCAACTTTTGAGGGAAGACGATCCGATTGGTTCATAAGGTTCTGGGAAGGTTGTACCGTCGGAGATGTATTTCTAGCACTTCCTTTTGCACTTCTATTGACATTTCTATTCTATTTTGATCATAATGTTTCATCTTTAATGTGCCAAGCACACCAATTTCCAGTGACCAAGCCCTCATCATTCCATTGGGATTACTTTTTATTGGGGATTACTACTGGCGTTTCAGGGATTCTAGGTATCCCTGCACCTAACGGACTTATACCACAAGCTCCGCTGCATTCGTCGTCTCTATGCATAAAAACTCACGACTACGAATCTGGGGTTGATATAGTGACAGGTATGGTTGAGCAAAGGGTCACAAATATAGCCCAAGGGCTACTCACTCTTGGGATGATGGCTAGGCCGTTGTTGATAGTTTTGGGAAATGTTCCTCAAAGTGTCTTAGCAGGCCTGTTTTGGATCATGGGTCTCAGTGGGCTGAATGGGAATGAAGTAACCAACAAACTTCGATTTCTATTTACTGATCCTGAGACTATAAGGTTGAATCCTACTGAATATCAAGCCAAGCTTAGCAAGATTGAACGGAAGTGGCTCATCTTGTTTGTTATTTTTGAATTAATCGCTTTTGCTTGTGAATTTGGAATAACTTGTACAAGAGGGGCTATTGGCTTTCCAGGGGTGTTGATGTTTTTTGCTATATTTGCTACATTTTTTGACAGGATCTTTCCCCCAGATCAACTGGAAATGTTAGATACTCACGCGGCAAGTGCATTCATCTTACAAAACTTACACAGGGAAACTAAAATTTAG
- a CDS encoding ER associated glutathione S-transferase capable of homodimerization, which yields MSTPKIVTSSPKIIVHWLNQSRANYIIWFLEELGLTYEVKVYERDKNMRAPEELKKIHPLGKSPVLEVDGEILAESGYMMSYLLKNYDKDYRLTPSSIALQNKVDYYLHYSEGSFHPPEVMLVVLNVTRKKLPFGIKFLGGKILDAIADNYALPEVVTHLNYLENNLEGQEYFCGDKLSAADIILSFPLRNSLKLLRNPERERKNYPNVLAWLDRISKREGYKKAQEMDKEHPAKF from the exons ATGTCAACACCCAAAATCGTCACATCGTCGCCAAAGATTATAGTACACTG GCTCAATCAATCTAGAGCAAATTACATTATCTGGTTTCTGGAAGAGCTAGGGCTAACCTATGAAGTCAAGGTTTATGAACGTGACAAAAACATGCGAGCTCctgaagagttgaaaaagattcacCCCCTGGGAAAGTCACCAGTGCTGGAGGTTGATGGAGAAATTCTGGCTGAGAGTGGTTACATGATGAGCTAcctgttgaaaaattatgATAAGGATTACAGATTAACACCAAGCTCTATTGCCCTTCAAAACAAAGTTGATTATTATCTACATTACTCAGAGGGATCGTTTCATCCCCCTGAAGTGATGTTGGTCGTGCTGAATGTCACCAGGAAAAAATTGCCCTTTGGAATTAAATTCCTTGGAGGCAAGATCCTGGACGCAATAGCTGATAACTACGCCCTTCCAGAGGTCGTAACCCATCTGAACTACCTTGAAAACAACCTTGAAGGCCAAGAATACTTTTGCGGAGATAAATTGAGTGCTGCTGATATCATTCTATCGTTTCCTTTGCGCAACTCTCTCAAGTTGCTACGAAACCCtgaaagagagagaaagaattaTCCTAACGTTCTTGCCTGGTTAGATCGTATCTCTAAAAGAGAAGGATACAAAAAGGCCCAAGAAATGGATAAGGAACACCCAGCTAAATTTTAG